One part of the Prunus persica cultivar Lovell chromosome G5, Prunus_persica_NCBIv2, whole genome shotgun sequence genome encodes these proteins:
- the LOC18776944 gene encoding DEAD-box ATP-dependent RNA helicase 13 produces the protein MLPTPLLRGLKKKAKRKQIQQQDAELERFESLPWNPSLPIDEDKAFSNVVGNNELEGGFLMLEEIDEAEYGLQIPEPQLANRNKKEKSKQSKKSKKRKRGGVDGSAGDGAEAKGEEIFDKDDNEMNKEKKKKKKPEEAQGSENVAGNGGNEVKNKDKDEDVNIKKKKKKHKKKKKKAGETLETEENTVDDSSNGKEEIEEEPFDENEYYAWNELRLHHLIMKSIYRLGFKEPTPIQKACIPAAAHQGKDVIGAAETGSGKTLAFGLPILQRLLEEREKAVKMFDEKGEETEKFAPKGLLRALIITPTRELAIQVSDHLKAVAKDTNVRVVPIVGGMSMEKQERLLKARPEIIVGTPGRLWELMSGGEKHLVELHSLSFFVLDEADRMIENGHFRELQSIIDMLPVRNGLTESHCENAQNSVEMSNFQTKKRQTFVFSATIALSTDFRKKLKRSSLKSKQSMSDGVNSIEALSERAGMRDNVAIIDLTNASILANKLVESFIECTEEDKDAYLYYILSVHGQGRTLVFCTSVAALRHVSSLLRILGTNVWTLHAQMQQRARLKAIDRFRGDEHGLLVATDVAARGLDIPGVRTVVHYQLPHSAEVYVHRSGRTARASADGCSIALIAPNETSKFALLCKSFSKESFQRFPMDNAYLPEVIKRLSLARQMDKILRKDSQEKSKKSWFERNAKSIELVVDNDDSEEERVKNHKKRKASSMNLNKLQQELKILLSRPLQPKSFSHRYFAGAGVSPLMQHQFEELAKKKLGDNSDSGDKKKSKLVVIGQDCVEPLQALRSAGHEVHIDGKEMAQKRRNIVDLRRKRKEEKTRLRDQRRKRKKQLKGGD, from the exons ATGCTGCCAACACCTCTCTTGCgtggattgaagaaaaaagctaaaaggaaacaaattcAACAACAAGATGCAGAACTCGAGCGATTCGAGTCGCTCCCATGGAACCCATCTCTTCCCATTGACGAAGACAAAGCCTTCTCTAATGTCGTCGGCAACAACGAGCTCGAAGGAG GTTTTCTTATGCTTGAAGAGATTGATGAAGCTGAATATGGTTTACAAATTCCTGAACCACAATTAGCAAATAGGAATAAGAAGGAAAAGTCTAAGCAAAGTAAAAAGTCCAAGAAACGGAAGCGTGGTGGGGTCGATGGCTCTGCTGGCGATGGAGCTGAGGCTAAGGGTGAAGAGATATTTGACAAGGATGATAATGAGAtgaataaagagaagaaaaagaaaaagaagccgGAGGAAGCTCAGGGAAGTGAGAATGTTGCTGGAAATGGTGGCAATGAGgttaaaaataaagacaagGATGAAGATGTGaatattaagaagaaaaagaaaaagcacaagaagaagaagaagaaggccgGGGAGACCTTGGAAACTGAGGAGAACACAGTTG ATGACAGTAGCAATGGCaaggaagaaattgaagaagagccttttgatgaaaatgaatATTATGCATGGAATGAGTTGAGACTCCATCATCTGATTATGAAATCAATATATCGGCTTGGGTTCAAGGAACCAACGCCAATACAGAAAGCTTGTATTCCTGCTGCTGCTCATCAAGGAAAG GACGTTATTGGTGCTGCGGAAACAGGTTCCGGGAAGACTCTAGCTTTTGGTTTGCCCATTTTGCAACGGTTGttggaggaaagagaaaaagctgTGAAGATGTTTGATGAAAAGGGGGAGGAAACAGAAAAGTTTGCTCCAAAAGGTCTTTTACGGGCCCTTATTATTACTCCCACAAGAGAACTTGCAATTCAG gTCTCTGATCATCTTAAGGCAGTTGCCAAGGATACAAATGTTAGAGTGGTTCCAATAGTTGGAGGGATGTCAATGGAAAAGCAGGAGAGACTTCTAAAAGCAAGGCCTGAGATTATTGTTGGGACTCCTGGAAGATTATGGGAACTTATGTCTGGTGGAGAAAAGCATCTAGTTGAG TTACATTCATTGTCTTTCTTTGTGCTGGACGAGGCTGATCGAATGATAGAAAATGGTCATTTCCGCGAATTGCAGTCAATAATTGACATGCTTCCAGTGAGGAATGGATTAACTGAATCCCATTGTGAAAATGCACAAAATTCTGTGGAGATGTCCAACTTTCAGACgaagaaaagacaaacatTTGTTTTCTCTGCTACTATAGCACTATCTACTGATTTTCGTAAGAAGCTAAAGCGTAGTTCACTAAAATCAAAGCAATCAATGTCTGATGGGGTGAATTCTATAGAAGCTCTAAGTGAGCGAGCAGGAATGAGAGACAATGTTGCCATCATTGATCTGACAAATGCATCCATTTTGGCAAATAAGCTTGTGGAGTCATTTATTGA ATGCACAGAAGAAGATAAAGACGCCtatttgtattatattttaagtGTTCATGGACAAGGTCGCACACTTGTGTTCTGTACGTCAGTTGCAGCGTTGCGACATGTATCATCACTCTTGCGCATTCTTGGAACAAATGTATGGACGCTTCATGCTCAGATGCAGCAGCGAGCTCGCTTGAAG GCAATCGATCGTTTTCGAGGAGATGAACATGGTTTACTTGTGGCCACTGACGTTGCAGCAAGAGGCCTAGATATTCCTGGTGTTCGAACTGTTGTTCACTACCAGCTTCCACATTCAGCAGAA GTTTATGTTCACAGAAGTGGTAGAACTGCTAGAGCTTCTGCTGATGGGTGCAGTATTGCACTAATTGCACCAAATGAGACATCCAAATTCGCTTTGTTGTGCAAATCATTTTCTAAG GAAAGTTTTCAGCGATTTCCCATGGACAACGCATACTTGCCTGAGGTCATCAAACGATTATCTCTTGCGCGTCAAATGGACAAAATTCTCCGGAAGGATTCCCAG gagaaatcaaagaaaagcTGGTTTGAAAGAAATGCAAAATCGATTGAATTAGTTGTGGACAACGATGACAGCGAGGAAGAAAGGGTGAAAAATCataagaaaaggaaagccAGCTCCATGAATTTAAACAAGTTGCAGCAG GAGCTCAAGATATTACTTTCGCGCCCATTACAACCGAAGTCATTTTCACATCGTTATTTTGCAGGG gCTGGTGTCTCGCCTCTCATGCAACATCAATTTGAAGAATTGGCTAAGAAAAAACTTGGTGACAATAGTGACTCAGGagataagaaaaaaagtaaattggTAGTTATCGGTCAGGATTGTGTGGAACCACTCCAGGCACTTCGGAGTGCTGGGCATGAG gtGCACATAGATGGGAAAGAGATGGCACAAAAACGAAGAAACATAGTGGATTtgaggaggaaaagaaaagaggagaaaacac GTTTGAGAGATCAACGAAGAAAACGGAAGAAACAGCTTAAAGGGGGAGATTGA